The nucleotide window CTGATTCTACTGAAGGACAGAATATAGGCCGACCTGAGGCCCTGATGCTGAATTATGTGCAGTGATAGATCAGCTCTGTATCTGTTTCATTAGAACATGGCTTCCTCCTCCATCTACTGCCAGGCTTTCGAGAATGCACTGTCCGGAGATATAGCACCACCTGCTGGACAGAAGTTCCACTTCACTGTGTTTCATGTAGTGCTcctgaaactgaactgaatcaagtGAATGTTTCTTCTTCACCCCGTCTCTGTCTTTTAGGATAACCTGGAGAGGGATCTGAAAGAGGCTGCCAGACAGCGGCGCCTACGCGAGCTGGAAGAAAGGCGCTTTGCCTGGGCCGCCGCCAGCGGGGGGCAAGGCAACAACGGAGGTTTCGGTCGCAGCAGCAGCGAGAATGATGTGGACATCCTCACCAAAGAGGGTCTGCTGGACTTCCTGTTACAGCCCCGACCTCAAAGTCCCCACAGCCCCCTGGGACGGTCTGCAAGTGCCCGCCGGTACCGCCACGCAACCGCTGATCGCAACCTCCGCAGCTACCTGGAGCTGTTTTCCGGGTCTCCCGCGGCCGAGAGCGCCAAATTCAGCAGCCTTCCGCGCTCAGGTCGCCCTCATCAGAGAAGGACTATGCCCTGGTTGGCCTCGCAGGACGACAACAGAGAGCTGGGAGCTCAGAACCAGCTCTATCACGAGAAGCTGGCAACTTCTCCGAAGGCAGAGACTGAGCCCATTAGCCCCCTGGCTAGATACTCGATGTCAGGCTATGCTGTGGACAATGATGCctacaataataatacttataTGTCTATTTCTGAAGGCATAATTCCTCCTCGGCTGAGCCACCCTAGGAATGTGTTTCAGAAGTCACAGGGTCAAGCTGTCGGACAAATGACTGTTAACGTGGAAAGACACACACTGGTGCCTGGGCTTCAGCCCTTTGAGTTGACAAAtcctaacaacaacaacagcggTTACATGCCTCTGGACAACCAGGGGGATATTTTCGTGACTGACCTGGAGGAAAGAGAACTTCCTAAATCCCTTGTTCTGGATACCCCTCCGTCCAGTAAGAGTTCTGAGGAGGCACCAAGACTGGGTGTAGCCCATGATAGCAAAATTACATCTCctcagagagaggaagaagaagacacCAGCACTGTCTCCTCAACGACATGCGACACACCCCTGCCTCTCGACCCCTCATTGTCCAACAAGAAATGCATCCCTTACATTCTGGACTGCACTGAAACAGACTGCTCAGTCATGTTAGACTGCTCAGAGCTGGAGAGTTCGTCCATCTTTAAAGATGGGTCCCGTCTCGACGTGAAAGCACAGGACAACATCCGAAGTCTTCTTCGAGATCCTAGTTCCCTCTCCTCCAATTTTGAGTCTTTGTCCACCAATGACCCATCTGTGTCCACATCAACTGATGAGCCCATTGGAGGGAAGGCAGTCGAAGAGCGCCCAGAGTCGGTCACTCCCTCCGTGACCACTGACGACGCAGATACTGACAGCTGTGACACGGCAGAAGGTCGGAAGGTGGGTGAGAAGGCGGTGCAGACGTGCAGCTCCAAACTAGCCCACTCGAAAGCAAAGGCTCAGTCCAAATCTGCGGTCACTCGAATTGGCCGACCTGCGAGAACCCTGACAGCAACCGAGACCCAGAACTTGCGCAAAGTGGTGCCCATCACCAAGCTGAGTCGGTCCATCAGCAACGCTAAGAGACTGGAGAAGTCTTTAGGGCATGAGGCAGCAGAGGCAAGGCGTCCTCTGCGCGACCAGAGCACGCCTGCGAGAAGGACCGAAAGACAGGGTAGACCTGCCCGCCATTCAAGCCTTCCTCCAGAGCAGGCCAAGCCACAAAGAGGAATGACCCCAATCGCTGTAGGCTCTCGTTGGGCAAGAGACCCCACTCCACACAAGCCTTCTTTCAAGAAACCGAATGCCAAGCCAATCCGCAACATCCCCAAACCTCCGCCTGAGGAGAAGATGTGCCGCTCTACGATGAGAGCCCTGGCGCAAGCTCAGGCTCAGGCTCAAGCCCAAGCAGTTTCTGAAGGTAGTGTTTCTCAAGCACCAACTCACGCCTCAAAAGTCCAGCCGGCCCTGCCAAGCTTTGCTCGCAACACTGTGGCTTCCTCCTCCAGAACCAAAAAAGACTTGCCCATACAGCCAGTTCCAGGAACTCCATCGAAGAGCTCCACCTTATCCAGAAGCAGTTCCCAGAAGGCACCCTCTGGTGGTAAAGCAGAATCCGTATGCAGCGGACACTCTGCTAAAGGCGAGGAGAAACCATCCGGGTCTTTAAGGAGGGTCCAGAGCGTCCGAGCACCCAGTCGAAACACTCAGCGCAGTGATACGCCCCCTCCACAGACTGTTCGGGAGCCGTCCCGCAAGGGCAGCAGCTTCTCTGAGAAATCCTTTCCGATCTCTGGGAGAACCCTGAAGCCCATGTGGAAGTAGAACCCGTAGAAAAGAGgtcaagaagaaagagagtgcaATCTTCCCACAGTTAACTTTCAGTTTACTCCATGTAAGCCTCTTGTATCGTTTGAATGTATCTGAAGCCTTTTACATGTAGCTGAAATTCTACGTACTCAGCTGGTGGTCCGAGAAGATACTAGCTGCTGTCAACATTTGAcaacacattttattagtagCACTTCATCCATATGAGGATGTTTTTGATGGCCTTTTCTGACGCTTCCCACCATTCATCGTCCAGCGTTACCCCTTCATCCTCACACCTGCCGATTGAGCATTAGATGTTTTTTAAACCTGGATCTATGATGAACCCTTCCACCAGATTTGTTATGTCTAACTAGAGTCTTTCTTAGTGAGATGCTGAACTAATCGAGATGCCTAGTTTTTTAGATCTCGCATCCCATACAACGTGTACATGAACGCTGTATAGCATTTCACAGATTCACCCAAATGTCAAGATGTT belongs to Salminus brasiliensis chromosome 24, fSalBra1.hap2, whole genome shotgun sequence and includes:
- the fhdc1 gene encoding FH2 domain-containing protein 1, with the protein product MASGMAAMDPASEYPSPDPPRDSYQDPDRLLTHSSGPNPTLGPPPAPPLPPPPPPPPPQTVSQPGQPHASRKKRRVRSFYWKPIPEEKVRGKPNIWTLAVRQQQYQIDVRTVEELFGQQEEVRNPVPSGHPRSGRPRSSFKESKDEISILDSKRGMNVGIFLKQFKKSNDTIVEDIRLGSSKQYGAEPLKELLKLLPEAEEIKKLRDFKGDPAKLTLVDSFMFLLIQVPRFDVRIEAMVVQEEFAPSCAVMSREINIVRLATDELMTCEELHAILHLVLQAGNIMNAGGYAGNAVGFKLSSLLSLADTKANKPGMNLLHFVALEAQKKDENLLKFPEKLTHVQSAVRISVESIEAEFSSLYVRTRSLEEKIQSDADLLVQLDPFLQNSTRTLQDLKRRRLDLRKEGNALIDFFCEDKETFKLDECFRIFQDFCLKFKKAVKDNLERDLKEAARQRRLRELEERRFAWAAASGGQGNNGGFGRSSSENDVDILTKEGLLDFLLQPRPQSPHSPLGRSASARRYRHATADRNLRSYLELFSGSPAAESAKFSSLPRSGRPHQRRTMPWLASQDDNRELGAQNQLYHEKLATSPKAETEPISPLARYSMSGYAVDNDAYNNNTYMSISEGIIPPRLSHPRNVFQKSQGQAVGQMTVNVERHTLVPGLQPFELTNPNNNNSGYMPLDNQGDIFVTDLEERELPKSLVLDTPPSSKSSEEAPRLGVAHDSKITSPQREEEEDTSTVSSTTCDTPLPLDPSLSNKKCIPYILDCTETDCSVMLDCSELESSSIFKDGSRLDVKAQDNIRSLLRDPSSLSSNFESLSTNDPSVSTSTDEPIGGKAVEERPESVTPSVTTDDADTDSCDTAEGRKVGEKAVQTCSSKLAHSKAKAQSKSAVTRIGRPARTLTATETQNLRKVVPITKLSRSISNAKRLEKSLGHEAAEARRPLRDQSTPARRTERQGRPARHSSLPPEQAKPQRGMTPIAVGSRWARDPTPHKPSFKKPNAKPIRNIPKPPPEEKMCRSTMRALAQAQAQAQAQAVSEGSVSQAPTHASKVQPALPSFARNTVASSSRTKKDLPIQPVPGTPSKSSTLSRSSSQKAPSGGKAESVCSGHSAKGEEKPSGSLRRVQSVRAPSRNTQRSDTPPPQTVREPSRKGSSFSEKSFPISGRTLKPMWK